From Quercus lobata isolate SW786 chromosome 1, ValleyOak3.0 Primary Assembly, whole genome shotgun sequence, one genomic window encodes:
- the LOC115986488 gene encoding uncharacterized protein LOC115986488 isoform X2 encodes MCGLVLPLTPHITLPCFSGLCSRSLPHFSFLSLQNQTKSSIPICRFSSKSESNLRFLAPKSSTPGFWNYKKKRRSGITYLRASLRESPYEVLGVSPSATQGEIKRAYRKLALKYHPDVNKGVNAKEKFMRIKHAYNTLMSSESRRKYNTGNRRSDYSYSDAQRSESTKTQDEEFYGFEDFFKDLQEEFRNWEVNAASQGKPKSLWEELAEIGEEFVEFLEKELNITDEEAYNSSEGPKKDSSFRTSGTERSGSVGKEKAGEESSIEDNINDIEASLAQLKKELGL; translated from the exons ATGTGTGGGTTGGTTCTGCCTCTCACACCACACATCACCCTCCCCTGTTTCTCTGGCCTCTGTTCCAGATCTCTTCCTCACTTTTCGTTTCTCTCTTtgcaaaaccaaaccaaatctTCGATACCCATTTGCAGATTCAGTTCTAAAAGTGAATCCAATCTTCGTTTTCTAGCTCCGAAGTCCTCCACGCCTGGTTTCTGGAattacaagaagaaaagaagaagtggTATTACCTATTTGAGAGCGAGTCTCAGAGAGTCTCCTTATGAGGTTTTGGGGGTGTCTCCCTCTGCAACTCAGGGTGAAATCAAAAGGGCTTATCGAAAACTTGCTCTCAAGTATCATCCTGATGTCAATAAGGGg GTGAATGCAAAGGAGAAATTTATGAGGATTAAACATGCATACAATACGTTGATGAGTTCTGAATCTAGGAGGAAATATAACACTGGAAATCGCAGATCCGATTATTCCTACTCAGATGCTCAAAGAAGCGAAAGTACAAAAACACAAGATGAAGAATTTTATGGTTTTG AGGACTTCTTTAAAGATCTTCAAGAAGAATTCCGGAATTGGGAAGTGAATGCTGCTTCACAAGGAAAGCCAAAAAGCCTATGGGAAGAATTGGCG GAAATTGGAGAAGAATTTGTGGAATTTCTTGAGAAGGAACTCAACATAACTGATGAAGAAGCATATAATAGCAGTGAAGGACCTAAGAAAGACAGTTCTTTTAGAACATCTGGGACAGAGAGAAGTGGAAGTGTTGGTAAAGAGAAAGCAGGAGAGGAGAGCAGCATTGAGGACAATATTAACGATATAGAAGCTAGTCTTGCTCAGTTGAAGAAGGAATTGGGTTTATAG
- the LOC115986488 gene encoding uncharacterized protein LOC115986488 isoform X1, translating to MCGLVLPLTPHITLPCFSGLCSRSLPHFSFLSLQNQTKSSIPICRFSSKSESNLRFLAPKSSTPGFWNYKKKRRSGITYLRASLRESPYEVLGVSPSATQGEIKRAYRKLALKYHPDVNKGVNAKEKFMRIKHAYNTLMSSESRRKYNTGNRRSDYSYSDAQRSESTKTQDEEFYGFGNFLRDVQITIEDFFKDLQEEFRNWEVNAASQGKPKSLWEELAEIGEEFVEFLEKELNITDEEAYNSSEGPKKDSSFRTSGTERSGSVGKEKAGEESSIEDNINDIEASLAQLKKELGL from the exons ATGTGTGGGTTGGTTCTGCCTCTCACACCACACATCACCCTCCCCTGTTTCTCTGGCCTCTGTTCCAGATCTCTTCCTCACTTTTCGTTTCTCTCTTtgcaaaaccaaaccaaatctTCGATACCCATTTGCAGATTCAGTTCTAAAAGTGAATCCAATCTTCGTTTTCTAGCTCCGAAGTCCTCCACGCCTGGTTTCTGGAattacaagaagaaaagaagaagtggTATTACCTATTTGAGAGCGAGTCTCAGAGAGTCTCCTTATGAGGTTTTGGGGGTGTCTCCCTCTGCAACTCAGGGTGAAATCAAAAGGGCTTATCGAAAACTTGCTCTCAAGTATCATCCTGATGTCAATAAGGGg GTGAATGCAAAGGAGAAATTTATGAGGATTAAACATGCATACAATACGTTGATGAGTTCTGAATCTAGGAGGAAATATAACACTGGAAATCGCAGATCCGATTATTCCTACTCAGATGCTCAAAGAAGCGAAAGTACAAAAACACAAGATGAAGAATTTTATGGTTTTG GTAATTTTTTGAGGGATGTTCAAATAACAATAG AGGACTTCTTTAAAGATCTTCAAGAAGAATTCCGGAATTGGGAAGTGAATGCTGCTTCACAAGGAAAGCCAAAAAGCCTATGGGAAGAATTGGCG GAAATTGGAGAAGAATTTGTGGAATTTCTTGAGAAGGAACTCAACATAACTGATGAAGAAGCATATAATAGCAGTGAAGGACCTAAGAAAGACAGTTCTTTTAGAACATCTGGGACAGAGAGAAGTGGAAGTGTTGGTAAAGAGAAAGCAGGAGAGGAGAGCAGCATTGAGGACAATATTAACGATATAGAAGCTAGTCTTGCTCAGTTGAAGAAGGAATTGGGTTTATAG